TGAGGTTTCGCCACTTGTTTCATATATTGGAGAAAACCTTGAAGCAATCTGTTGCGGTAGAACATTAACATTTCATGCTGGTTGTGAAATCACATTctatcttttttctttttttattattacttttttttttactatttcatgttttatacaGAATAATATATGATTAGAATTTGTATGGATCCTTCCATAGCTCTACATATACTGAGATTGTTTGTAACGTAACTTCATTTTGTTTtatgtattatattttacacTTATATCAGATTTTTCTATATTTTTAAGGTTTGAATTATGTTCCCGCCTCGTATTGTCGACTCTGTCGCAACACGCGGGTTCCCCACTAGTGATTTTAAAACTATATATCTATACTACCTTATAACTGATCTCTTGTGGGTAATATGGTAGTTTAACCAATACTTTTTAAGACGCTCCCTACCATCTATACCTACTTCACCTGCGATTGAATAGTCTACCTCCTTCACCGGGCGTTTGAATGGAGACGATATAATCCCTCACGAGGCGTTTGGATCCTGATATTGAATCGATCACCTCCTTCACCGGAATTATGGATTAATGATCATAGTTATGTTAGGTTTTTGAATTAGAATAGATTGACTCTACATACATCAAAAGTCCTAAATTTTACATAGATGCACTAACATATTCAGCAAAGTGGCATGTTAGTGGGTTTGAAACTAATTATTTAACAACTTACATGATTATAGAGGCTTTTATAAGTAAATAATCACTTTTCAGTGTTTGGATGAAGAAAAGTGCTCTCTATTTATATGTGAAATAAGTTGTTCAATAGGCAGAATGATATTATTTCAAACTGATGTGTTTGaacatgtttttttttgtaattttttcaaactttgtattttcgTTTGCTAATTTGGTTAATTCGAATACACACATATTCAAATAACTTTATTCAAAATCATCTTATTATCTTATTCGGATTTGAATCGGTTTTTTGAATCTTATTTGAATTTGAAATCAGCTTTCAAATTACCAAGTTCACATAACCGAATAAAGTGAGAGCCGACTTGATGAAGATTTcatgctaagttaaaatttataaACCGAGATATAAGTGGTAATAATGTATATAGTTGATTACTGATTTAGCAATCTTTGAATATTAAACCATAGCCATGACACCATATATGAACGTCATTATGATTTTAGTTATTATCACCAATTTTTAAATGAATTTGTATGAACCAACATGTCTATACTTACCAATTGCATGATTTTATTGTGTTGAAAAGTTCTTTAGCACTCTGGAGAGCAGCTCTTACCTATAGTCATAAAGATCAACATATGTGACAGTAGCAGCTGGGCGACACGTGAAGGGAAAGACATAGTTGATCGGTCAAAAGGCACTTTCATTGCAGCATTTTCATTTTCAAATAAGCATATTCTCTTATAGTTATTGGTTTATATCAGATTAATGCTTAGATGATGGGTGTTGTACCAACACTTCCAGGGAGTGGTTTTCATGTAAATATTGCTACTTCATAGTCTTTATTTTTTACCTTTACAGTGATCTTTATACTCCTCACATTGTTCAAAAAAGTCATTATAGTCATATTACTCTTTGATTGCCATTTGTAAAATTGGTTCTTCTTTGATTGCACAAGTGGCTGCTGTACCAACACTCCCATGGAGTCGTTCTCATGTAAATATTACCACTTcatagtctttttttttttttttttgtctttcttCTTTGTAGTTTTAACTTCTGATGACCCTAAAATAGGGAAAAAGGAGCTAATGTTCATACATGATGTTGTTGTAGAGGAGAAGCAACATGATGATTATTTTCTCATGCTCATGCGAATCTTTGATATGTCTCATTTGGACAACTTAAAGATTTTCAAGGCTTTGTTCTATGGCAAGGATGACATTCATTGACTTCTTGATGGCTCATCGAAATCAAGGGTAAAGACTGTTGCTGCTCATGAACTAATTAGTTTATTTCATTCCTTTATCACTTTGAAAAAGCCGATTTTGGTGGCGTTAGATCCAAAGAGGAGAGTGAGATCACCAAATGCCCTCCACATGGTCTGGATTTGGAGAAATGATGCTTGAAACTGGACTCTTTATTGGCTAatgattttgatttttttttaaattcatttaGGTGGTGTTGTATGGAGGTCAGGTTGTTTCTTGCAAGAACCAAGAGCAAGAAGAGTAACTTTTATGAGTAGAGTAAGGTGGAATATTTGTATAGCTTATTTTCAAGACAGTTGATATACTTGTGATGTTCCACTCATTATTTATTTTGAATGTTCTTTTATATCTTTACTAGATTAGAgacatgtgtattacacatgttaattaaatatttttttaaataacatgtcatatatttatatatttttgccACATCAAATAAATAAAACTCACTCTCTGTTTGTGTAACTAAGGAAGTGGTAAATTACTAACATTAATAtttcagttttaatattaaaagacgACAGTTTCCGTTTTCTTATTTAGTTGAATTAGTTTCTTTCCTCTTTTGTTGACTCTTTTTGTTTCAAATGTGACTAATTCGCAACTCCAAATTTGGTACAAAGTTTTTATATTTGGCACTGGATATTTTAGTGGTGTCCATGATCATTGCacaccgttttttttttttttttttaaaggtgaATTTCATTAGCATACGCGAAAACCTCCGACTCTCCAAGGCGGAGAGAAGAAGGTCGCTAGAAACATTACAATAACATTACACTAGACCAACCTTTCCAATCCTTAACAAAATTTTTATGCCTATTCGAAAACCAAAGAAATCCAAAGGCTTTAATCTCAGCCACAACCTCCACAACATTGCTCCTCTTTTGGTTGAAAATACAATCATTCCTAGCTCTCCAAATACACCAACAACAAACCATAACCATACCTTTAATAATATGTTTGCGCGTAGCCGATATCCCATCCACCTTGTGAATATCCAGAATATCGCTCACACTGAAAGCAAAATAGTTTGGCAGCCCAAGCCATCTTAACACGCCATTCCACACGCTCATCGAAAATGCACAATCTGTAAAGATATGGTCTACCTCATCCTCACCATCCCCACATAACACACAAGTAGTATTTTCAACGTTAATATTCCTTCTCAATAACGCCAACTTGGTGGGAATCCGCTTCAACATAAGACGCCACATAAAAATGTTACATTTAATGGGCACCCATTTACACCAATCAAGTTTTGGATTACTTACACCTGGGCGTGAAGCCGCGAGCCACTTCCTGACCGCCGCAGCCGAAAACGACCCACCAGGATCGTCGTCCCACCTCCACACGTCTGCGCCCATCTTGATATGTGTCTGCTGCACAACAGACATTAGGGCCTGAAACTGAACCATCTCCTCAGCCGTAGAAAAAGGCTTCTTCCAAGACCAAGAAGCTACAATCACTTGATCACCCTTCTTCATTCTATCGCCCACTGTACACCGTTTGACAGTCTCTAACTTGAACAGCGCTGGGAACCTGTCTTTCAACACGCCATTTGGAACCCAATCGTCTATCCAAAATCTAGCACAGTCCCCATAACCCACTTCACATTTCAATAAATGGATAAAGGAAGAGCCATTAACCTTAATCTTATGACCTTCTTTGACTATATTGACCCAGCCACTAGAGTATGTGCTGTGAACCGGGAACATATCCCATTTCCGTTTCGAGTAATGAATGGCATCAATAATCATCTTCCATAACGACTTCTTTTCAGAGATATATCTCGATAACCATTTAGTAATAAGAGCTCGATTACAATCTAAGAGCCGAGATAAACCCAATCCGCCACTATCTCTATGTCTCGCTACCGTGTCCCAAGCCACCCAATGTAACTTCTTCACATCcctactacccccccccccaaagaaATCACTTCATAAGCGCTTCCAATTCTTCGATAACTTTCAAGGGAGCTTTGTATA
Above is a window of Helianthus annuus cultivar XRQ/B chromosome 14, HanXRQr2.0-SUNRISE, whole genome shotgun sequence DNA encoding:
- the LOC110907059 gene encoding uncharacterized protein LOC110907059, which gives rise to MIIDAIHYSKRKWDMFPVHSTYSSGWVNIVKEGHKIKVNGSSFIHLLKCEVGYGDCARFWIDDWVPNGVLKDRFPALFKLETVKRCTVGDRMKKGDQVIVASWSWKKPFSTAEEMVQFQALMSVVQQTHIKMGADVWRWDDDPGGSFSAAAVRKWLAASRPGVSNPKLDWCKWVPIKCNIFMWRLMLKRIPTKLALLRRNINVENTTCVLCGDGEDEVDHIFTDCAFSMSVWNGVLRWLGLPNYFAFSVSDILDIHKVDGISATRKHIIKGMVMVCCWCIWRARNDCIFNQKRSNVVEVVAEIKAFGFLWFSNRHKNFVKDWKGWSSVMLL